Proteins encoded in a region of the Helicobacter sp. 11S03491-1 genome:
- the cysK gene encoding cysteine synthase A: MKVVQSVIDMIGNTPLLRLQKLSARYGANIFGKCEFMNPNGSVKDRIALNMILKALEDGRITKDTILIEATSGNTGIGLASICASLGIKLIITMPSSMSVERRKLLMMFGACLELTSPEKGMSGAVQRALELAEEIEDTYVLQQFDNPDNPDIHRRTTAKEIIEALDGEIDVFVAGIGTGGTLMGVGEVLKKRNPEVKLYAVEPVASPVLSGGKPGPHKIQGIGAGFIPKVLDTKIYDGVLQVETQDAYNFTCDVARTEGILVGISSGANLWAATELAKQFPSKNIVTMLCDTGERYLSTELFDFDVVI; this comes from the coding sequence ATGAAAGTAGTACAATCTGTAATAGACATGATCGGCAATACGCCTTTATTGAGACTTCAAAAACTCTCTGCAAGATATGGGGCTAATATCTTTGGAAAATGCGAATTTATGAATCCTAATGGATCTGTAAAAGACAGAATTGCATTAAATATGATTTTGAAGGCTTTAGAAGATGGAAGGATTACCAAAGACACAATTCTAATTGAAGCTACAAGTGGGAACACAGGGATTGGTTTGGCTTCAATTTGCGCTTCTTTAGGGATAAAACTTATTATTACTATGCCAAGCTCAATGAGCGTAGAGCGTCGTAAGCTTCTAATGATGTTTGGAGCATGCCTGGAGCTTACTTCTCCTGAAAAAGGTATGAGTGGCGCTGTCCAAAGGGCACTTGAACTTGCAGAAGAAATTGAGGATACTTATGTTTTACAACAATTTGACAATCCTGACAATCCTGATATTCATCGTAGAACTACTGCCAAAGAGATTATTGAAGCATTAGATGGCGAAATAGATGTTTTTGTTGCAGGTATTGGGACAGGAGGGACATTAATGGGAGTGGGAGAAGTGCTTAAAAAAAGAAATCCTGAAGTAAAGCTTTATGCCGTTGAACCTGTTGCTTCACCTGTGCTTTCAGGAGGGAAACCCGGACCACATAAAATTCAAGGAATTGGAGCAGGTTTTATCCCAAAAGTTCTTGACACAAAAATATATGATGGGGTTTTGCAAGTTGAAACTCAAGATGCTTATAATTTTACTTGCGATGTGGCCAGAACTGAGGGTATTTTAGTGGGTATTTCTTCAGGGGCTAATTTGTGGGCAGCTACAGAGTTGGCTAAGCAATTTCCGAGTAAAAATATTGTAACAATGCTTTGTGATACCGGAGAAAGATATTTAAGTACAGAATTATTTGATTTTGATGTTGTTATTTAG
- the hemE gene encoding uroporphyrinogen decarboxylase produces the protein MIFIDACKRKQTPYTPIWMMRQAGRYLSEYKELRKQAGSFLDLCHNVDLATQVTLQPIDILDVDAAIVFSDILVVPLEMGMPLEFLAGEGPKFGRTINTQEDIKNLKDEGYKNLTYVYDTLSQVRSQLSKQKALIGFCGSPWTLATYMIEGEGSKTYARSKKMLYTNPKLLHALLQKLTNELKGYLHMQIKSGVNAVMVFDSWASALQREAYLEFSWNYMKEIAAYVKKNFPQIPVLLFPKGIAGYLDKIDGEFDVFGVDWSTPMELAKQFLGDKYVLQGNLEPSCLYDISAMEKGVDAILSVMGKNGGHIFNLGHGMLPDLPRENAISLVQMVKEKTKR, from the coding sequence ATGATTTTTATAGATGCTTGTAAAAGGAAACAGACTCCTTATACTCCAATATGGATGATGAGACAAGCAGGCAGATATTTGAGTGAATATAAAGAACTCAGAAAACAAGCCGGAAGTTTTTTAGATCTTTGTCATAATGTGGATTTGGCGACCCAAGTAACACTCCAGCCTATAGATATTTTAGATGTAGATGCGGCTATTGTATTTAGTGATATTTTGGTTGTCCCTCTTGAGATGGGGATGCCATTAGAGTTTCTTGCCGGAGAAGGTCCTAAGTTTGGACGAACAATAAATACTCAAGAAGATATTAAGAATCTCAAAGATGAAGGTTATAAAAACCTCACTTATGTTTATGATACACTTTCTCAGGTGCGCTCACAACTTTCTAAACAAAAGGCTTTGATAGGATTTTGTGGTTCTCCTTGGACATTGGCAACTTATATGATAGAAGGAGAAGGAAGCAAGACTTATGCACGCAGTAAAAAAATGCTCTATACCAATCCAAAGCTTTTGCATGCGCTTTTACAAAAACTTACCAATGAACTTAAGGGCTATCTTCATATGCAGATAAAATCCGGCGTAAATGCTGTGATGGTGTTTGATTCTTGGGCAAGCGCTCTTCAAAGAGAAGCTTATTTGGAATTTAGTTGGAATTATATGAAAGAAATTGCTGCTTATGTTAAAAAAAATTTTCCTCAGATTCCTGTCCTTCTTTTTCCCAAAGGAATTGCAGGTTATTTGGATAAGATTGATGGAGAATTTGATGTATTTGGGGTAGATTGGAGCACTCCTATGGAATTGGCAAAACAATTTTTAGGGGATAAATATGTTTTGCAAGGAAATCTGGAACCTTCTTGCTTGTATGATATTTCTGCTATGGAAAAGGGAGTTGATGCTATTTTGTCAGTAATGGGTAAAAATGGAGGTCATATCTTTAATCTCGGTCATGGGATGTTGCCTGATTTGCCCAGAGAAAATGCTATTTCTTTAGTGCAAATGGTTAAAGAAAAAACAAAGCGATAA